The Lysobacter sp. HDW10 genome window below encodes:
- a CDS encoding ankyrin repeat domain-containing protein yields MLEAVPARLRIALVAVAALMAVAMVRPGEQALVLGVAANLAAGLAFSGRELLKHWKSVLSWALVWGVVVLGALLVLMWPLSKLIKDGGLHAAMGVSAAIGLLLLLAWRYADALRMPNVFASAAFKGASERAATNAWPWQGLAVATTVLSAVVAIVLLAWPDLLQGTSRWVLAGVAAVWIPVVHFLKRPSGLTVAAPKPKATKPATEKSTTEKPTREAKAKARKKSKDKTPAETTKPRGFASNAEVVSLDALNSLLLTPVADAKSVLPQMTEATEAAEEVHAPVEAVEGDNEHPAQIRIEDTTTATPAPVVHTEAEQAVLNTLLYEAARAGRVEQALGLLSEGAQATALPQSSDKDQRSVAVLAAVLPDLRLLRALIAQGAELNPDNAAQAPLAVATRDSWHGRPEAVATLLANGADARRADVNGNTALHHAAHSTDPAVAALLLDASSDINAINSEGVTPLLVAAKSGNWRVAKFLIERGAKLNIEGAMPALNAAARCDDDDAAGVELFIKHKAKLDATDAEGRSPVHMAARMGHIGIIQALLDHGMSITARDGNGRGVVHHAIEGETSPDFVKELLHMGARADFEDVEGFTPLKRARENARWALVSVLDPNFKPTASQDATPVARAPYAAVSDALANDDLEAVKIAAVGLNSDERIRLFEEHGLQNGALANWLLDNGLDPHAVNREGQALASLAVVGATKSGAHPDIARSMLARGAQINGRGVFAEYLTGVQSSGQMRAHEERTALEWLSRGADAFGENAAGETPLFLAVKLRWRHLTNELLARGAFPDAQNAQGMTPLHLSITQGDRDMVKALIAAGASPRLRANDGQTAHGLALAGGHKALIEWVDWRLWPSPARRLRAQDLPAAAIAGDLHAVSRLLELGFDVNTRDGQGCTGLLRAAGGGHADVLSALIAHGADTRIAADAGATPLSAAVSMRNLAIAEHLIDAGADVEQRLPGDVTALMLASALGLPKMAALLMRHGARVDAVDAQGLTALHCACLFAFGARDRTAAVTLMDTLLLAGAEPDPEDSQAVAPLLLLLGARAEPGTATDETVILSVLDQFLAEGVSLTSKDARGFGPLHVAALHGLMRVIKMLLRAGADPSARDALNRTAREVALMRGFVDVATELGTGENKRSPSMASYLRTPNSPDT; encoded by the coding sequence ATGCTTGAGGCCGTGCCGGCGCGTTTGCGCATTGCCCTGGTGGCCGTCGCGGCGTTGATGGCCGTGGCCATGGTTCGTCCCGGCGAACAAGCTTTAGTCTTGGGCGTCGCAGCCAACTTGGCCGCTGGCCTCGCGTTCTCTGGGCGCGAACTGCTGAAGCATTGGAAAAGTGTCCTCTCTTGGGCACTGGTGTGGGGCGTCGTTGTTTTAGGCGCGCTGTTGGTGTTGATGTGGCCTTTGTCGAAGCTCATTAAAGACGGTGGCTTACATGCCGCCATGGGCGTGAGTGCGGCGATCGGACTCTTGCTGCTCTTGGCATGGCGTTATGCAGATGCGCTGCGCATGCCAAATGTTTTTGCGAGCGCGGCGTTCAAAGGCGCTTCAGAGCGTGCAGCAACCAACGCTTGGCCCTGGCAGGGGCTCGCCGTTGCGACGACCGTGTTGTCTGCTGTGGTCGCCATTGTCTTGTTGGCGTGGCCCGACTTGTTGCAAGGCACGTCGCGCTGGGTGCTTGCCGGTGTGGCTGCGGTTTGGATTCCCGTAGTGCATTTTTTGAAGCGTCCGTCAGGACTCACGGTTGCGGCACCCAAACCGAAAGCGACGAAGCCGGCGACTGAAAAGAGCACGACCGAAAAGCCCACGCGCGAAGCCAAGGCCAAGGCCCGTAAAAAGTCGAAAGACAAAACGCCGGCGGAAACGACGAAGCCGCGTGGCTTCGCAAGTAATGCAGAAGTGGTGTCGTTGGATGCGTTGAATTCTCTCTTGCTTACGCCGGTTGCCGATGCGAAAAGTGTTTTGCCGCAAATGACCGAAGCGACGGAAGCGGCGGAAGAAGTGCATGCACCGGTAGAAGCCGTTGAAGGCGACAACGAACACCCTGCGCAGATCCGCATCGAAGACACCACGACCGCAACTCCCGCACCCGTCGTGCACACAGAGGCCGAGCAAGCTGTCCTCAATACTTTGCTCTACGAGGCTGCGCGCGCAGGCCGCGTCGAACAAGCGCTTGGACTCTTGAGCGAAGGCGCCCAAGCCACCGCATTGCCGCAATCGAGCGATAAAGACCAACGCAGCGTCGCCGTGCTCGCAGCCGTCTTGCCGGACCTGCGCTTGCTGCGTGCATTGATTGCGCAAGGCGCCGAACTCAATCCTGACAATGCAGCGCAGGCGCCGCTTGCAGTCGCAACGCGCGACAGTTGGCATGGACGCCCGGAAGCCGTTGCAACCTTGCTCGCCAATGGCGCCGATGCACGCCGCGCGGATGTGAACGGCAATACGGCACTTCACCATGCAGCGCACAGCACCGACCCCGCCGTCGCTGCACTGTTGCTCGATGCATCGTCCGACATCAATGCGATCAACAGTGAAGGCGTTACGCCGCTTTTGGTTGCCGCAAAATCCGGCAACTGGCGCGTTGCAAAATTCCTCATTGAACGTGGCGCCAAGCTCAATATCGAAGGTGCCATGCCGGCCTTGAATGCCGCGGCGCGCTGTGACGATGACGATGCCGCAGGTGTCGAGTTGTTCATCAAGCACAAAGCCAAACTCGATGCGACGGATGCCGAAGGTCGAAGCCCCGTGCACATGGCGGCACGCATGGGACATATCGGCATCATCCAAGCCTTGCTGGATCACGGCATGTCGATCACTGCGCGCGATGGCAATGGTCGTGGCGTGGTGCATCATGCGATCGAAGGCGAGACAAGCCCGGACTTCGTCAAAGAACTCTTGCACATGGGCGCACGCGCCGACTTCGAAGACGTGGAAGGTTTCACGCCATTGAAGCGTGCACGTGAGAACGCACGTTGGGCATTGGTTTCGGTCTTGGATCCAAACTTCAAACCAACGGCATCGCAAGACGCAACGCCGGTGGCGCGCGCACCGTATGCCGCAGTGTCCGATGCCTTGGCCAACGATGACCTCGAAGCCGTCAAAATCGCCGCTGTCGGTTTGAACAGCGATGAGCGCATTCGTCTCTTCGAAGAGCACGGCTTGCAAAATGGCGCCTTGGCGAATTGGTTGCTCGACAACGGTCTCGATCCGCATGCCGTGAATCGGGAAGGACAAGCGCTCGCCAGTTTGGCCGTGGTGGGTGCGACGAAATCAGGTGCACACCCCGACATCGCGCGCAGCATGTTGGCGCGTGGTGCGCAAATTAACGGACGTGGCGTATTTGCCGAGTATCTGACCGGCGTCCAAAGCTCGGGGCAAATGCGTGCGCACGAAGAACGCACGGCGCTTGAATGGTTGTCGCGGGGTGCAGACGCATTCGGTGAAAACGCAGCGGGTGAAACCCCGCTGTTTCTTGCCGTCAAACTCAGGTGGCGACATCTGACGAATGAGTTGCTCGCGCGCGGGGCTTTCCCCGACGCGCAAAATGCGCAAGGCATGACGCCCTTGCATTTGTCGATCACGCAAGGTGATCGCGACATGGTCAAGGCCTTGATCGCTGCCGGTGCGTCGCCGCGACTGCGGGCGAATGATGGACAAACCGCGCATGGTTTGGCCTTGGCCGGTGGACACAAAGCACTGATCGAGTGGGTGGATTGGCGCTTGTGGCCGTCTCCGGCGCGCCGCCTCCGTGCACAGGATTTGCCGGCTGCAGCAATCGCAGGAGATCTGCATGCCGTGAGTCGATTGTTGGAACTTGGCTTCGACGTCAACACCCGCGATGGTCAAGGCTGCACCGGACTTCTGCGCGCTGCAGGGGGTGGTCATGCCGATGTATTGTCCGCATTGATCGCGCATGGCGCCGATACCCGCATCGCTGCAGATGCAGGCGCAACACCTTTGTCAGCGGCTGTATCGATGCGCAATCTGGCCATCGCGGAGCACCTGATTGACGCCGGTGCCGATGTTGAACAACGACTGCCCGGTGATGTCACGGCATTGATGTTGGCGTCTGCATTGGGTCTGCCAAAGATGGCGGCGCTGCTGATGCGTCACGGTGCACGTGTCGATGCAGTCGACGCACAAGGCCTCACGGCGCTGCATTGTGCCTGTCTGTTTGCATTTGGCGCGCGCGATCGTACGGCTGCGGTGACCTTGATGGATACGTTGCTGCTCGCGGGTGCCGAACCCGATCCTGAAGACTCGCAAGCGGTTGCGCCTTTGCTTTTGTTGTTGGGGGCGCGCGCCGAACCCGGTACCGCGACCGATGAAACGGTGATCCTGTCCGTGCTCGATCAGTTCCTGGCGGAAGGCGTGTCGCTCACGTCGAAGGACGCACGCGGCTTTGGTCCCTTGCATGTGGCTGCGCTGCATGGCTTGATGCGCGTCATCAAAATGTTGCTGCGTGCAGGTGCCGACCCGAGTGCGCGCGATGCGCTCAATCGCACAGCGCGCGAAGTGGCCTTGATGCGCGGTTTTGTTGACGTTGCGACTGAACTCGGTACGGGTGAAAACAAGCGGAGCCCGTCGATGGCGAGCTACTTGCGGACACCCAATTCCCCTGACACTTAA
- the hemF gene encoding oxygen-dependent coproporphyrinogen oxidase → MTDVRDWLMGLQDRICSAIEQADGGARFVEDAWTREKSGVLLGGGGRTRILRDGTVFEQAGIGFSDVSGNQLPPSATAARPELAGAQWRACGVSLVFHPKNPYLPTTHANVRHFRAEKDGETVAWWFGGGFDLTPFYPFDEDVLHWHTVARDLCAPFGDTRYAAHKQWCDTYFLLKHRNETRGVGGLFFDDLQTDFGQDFAYMQAVGNGFLDAYLPIVARRKDHPYGDRERQFQLYRRGRYVEFNLVFDRGTHFGLQSGGRTESILMSMPPLARWEYGFTPEAGSAEAKLNDYLQPRDWLA, encoded by the coding sequence ATGACGGACGTACGCGACTGGCTGATGGGCTTGCAAGACCGTATCTGCAGCGCGATCGAACAGGCCGATGGCGGCGCAAGATTTGTGGAAGACGCCTGGACCCGTGAAAAGTCAGGTGTTTTGCTCGGGGGCGGTGGCCGCACGCGCATCCTGCGCGATGGCACCGTGTTTGAACAAGCCGGCATCGGCTTTTCCGACGTGTCTGGCAATCAATTGCCGCCGAGCGCAACCGCCGCGCGGCCCGAACTGGCCGGTGCGCAATGGCGTGCCTGCGGCGTGTCTTTGGTGTTTCACCCGAAGAATCCGTATCTGCCGACGACGCACGCCAACGTGCGACATTTTCGCGCCGAAAAAGACGGCGAAACGGTGGCTTGGTGGTTTGGCGGCGGATTCGACCTGACCCCGTTCTATCCCTTTGACGAAGATGTACTGCATTGGCATACCGTGGCGCGCGATCTATGTGCCCCCTTCGGTGACACCCGCTATGCGGCACACAAGCAGTGGTGCGATACGTACTTTCTGTTGAAGCATCGCAATGAGACGCGCGGCGTTGGCGGCCTGTTCTTCGACGATCTGCAAACCGACTTTGGGCAAGATTTCGCGTATATGCAGGCCGTCGGCAATGGCTTCCTAGACGCGTACCTGCCGATTGTTGCGCGCCGCAAAGACCATCCCTATGGGGATCGGGAACGTCAATTTCAGCTCTATCGACGCGGCCGCTACGTCGAATTCAACTTGGTGTTCGACCGCGGCACGCATTTTGGTCTGCAATCAGGCGGTCGCACCGAATCGATTCTGATGAGCATGCCGCCGCTCGCGCGCTGGGAATACGGCTTTACGCCCGAGGCCGGCAGCGCAGAAGCCAAACTGAATGACTATCTGCAGCCGAGAGACTGGCTGGCCTAA
- a CDS encoding YcgL domain-containing protein — MNAFLTITRLENAILLRMQAYIYRSQKKADTYVFLAKEDGFDALPAALDAQLSPWVSVMALTLDPSRKLARGNVERVMDDLATRGFHLQFPPASSIDPMTSDWGTDA; from the coding sequence ATGAATGCCTTCCTTACAATTACACGTTTGGAAAACGCTATTCTGCTACGCATGCAGGCATATATCTATCGAAGCCAAAAGAAAGCCGACACCTATGTGTTCCTCGCCAAGGAAGACGGGTTCGATGCTTTACCCGCAGCGCTCGATGCACAACTCTCACCTTGGGTCTCGGTCATGGCCTTGACGTTGGATCCGTCGCGCAAACTCGCGCGCGGCAATGTCGAGCGTGTCATGGACGATTTGGCCACACGCGGATTTCATCTGCAGTTTCCACCGGCCTCGTCGATCGATCCCATGACCAGCGACTGGGGCACGGATGCTTGA
- a CDS encoding YetF domain-containing protein has product MHALFDMSSPWWHFVLRAIVIYVLVMVLMRLSGKRSVGQFTPFDLVLLILIGNAVQNGLNGGDNSISGAVILAGTLIGLNYFVALMTARHKRFRKVVEGVPVVLARNGELFHDVLRRELVSEADFHEVLRMNDIDALADVRIAWLETNGHISVVSYKSANKV; this is encoded by the coding sequence ATGCACGCACTTTTCGACATGAGTTCACCGTGGTGGCACTTCGTCTTACGCGCGATTGTCATTTACGTCTTGGTGATGGTCTTGATGCGCTTGTCGGGCAAACGCTCGGTCGGCCAATTCACGCCCTTTGATTTGGTTCTGCTGATCTTGATCGGCAACGCCGTGCAAAACGGCCTAAACGGTGGCGACAACTCGATCAGCGGTGCGGTCATTCTCGCCGGCACCTTGATCGGCCTGAATTATTTTGTGGCCCTCATGACCGCGCGACACAAGCGCTTCAGAAAAGTGGTTGAAGGTGTCCCGGTTGTGCTCGCGCGCAATGGCGAGCTCTTCCACGATGTGCTGCGGCGCGAGCTGGTGAGTGAAGCAGACTTCCATGAGGTGCTGCGAATGAACGACATCGACGCACTCGCCGATGTTCGAATCGCATGGCTAGAGACCAATGGGCACATCAGCGTCGTGTCTTACAAGTCCGCCAACAAGGTTTAG
- the polA gene encoding DNA polymerase I, which translates to MSQKIILIDGSSYLFRAFHALPPLSNAQGEPTGALFGVVNMLRAHLKEQPDYIAFVMDASGGTFRNQLDPQYKANRPPMPDELRAQLEPLKAIVQAMGLPLLCVEGVEADDVIGTLAKQASEAGVQVEVSTSDKDMAQLVAPKVMLVNTMTGTKYHSDDDVMAKFGVRADQIIDFLALMGDKVDNIPGVPKCGEKTAAKWLAKYDTLDGVMAHADEIGGKIGESLRESLTRLPLNRDLTRIKTDVDLGLAFDDLSLRDKDTDTLRTLYTRYGMNQALKDLDGKAGVTPEAKAPPARAQRIVAPVEPSTVEAPAGWSERGSYEAVLDEKQLAAWVMALSEAKAFAFDTETSALDPMRADLVGLSFSIEALRACYIPVAHEAGTQLPMATVLDALRPVLENPNIAKLGQNAKYDLHVLRRHGINVQGVRDDSLLSSFVLDSTRRHDMDTQAERSLGLETIPYEAVAGKGAKQIPFARVDIARATEYAAEDADITLRLNTLNVAELEQDPALLSVYRTIEMPLLPVLTRIEANGVLIDDANLKKQSAELSRRMLAAVQRAADIAGRSINLDSPKQLGALLFDELGLKAEVKTPSGAPSTNEEALEAIADQHELPRVILEYRGLAKLRNTYTEKLPLMINPDTGRVHTSYNQAGAQTGRLSSNDPNLQNIPIRTDDGRRVRTAFVAPKGRVIVACDYSQIELRIMAHLSGDEALVRAFESGDDVHRATAGEVFGKAPDAVTNNERRAAKAINFGLMYGMSAFGLAKQLGVERHEAAEYIALYFSRYPGVRDYMEQTRAKAKEHGYVETVFGRRLYLPYIHSRNQGQRAGAERAAINAPMQGTAADIIKRAMVSVDAWIADYASRALMIMQVHDELVFECDADFAETLVENVSRLMTSAADLRVPLVVDSGIGENWEAAH; encoded by the coding sequence ATGAGTCAGAAAATCATCTTGATCGACGGATCGTCCTACCTCTTTCGCGCATTCCACGCATTGCCACCGCTGAGCAATGCGCAAGGTGAACCCACCGGCGCGCTATTTGGTGTGGTGAACATGTTGCGTGCGCATTTGAAAGAGCAGCCCGACTACATTGCATTCGTCATGGATGCGTCTGGCGGCACCTTTCGCAATCAGCTCGATCCGCAGTACAAGGCGAACCGACCGCCGATGCCGGATGAATTGCGCGCACAGCTCGAACCCTTGAAAGCAATCGTGCAAGCGATGGGTTTGCCATTGCTGTGCGTCGAAGGTGTGGAAGCGGATGACGTCATTGGCACATTGGCCAAGCAGGCATCGGAAGCAGGCGTGCAAGTAGAGGTGTCCACCAGCGACAAAGACATGGCGCAATTGGTTGCGCCCAAAGTCATGTTGGTGAACACGATGACGGGCACCAAGTACCACTCGGATGACGATGTGATGGCAAAGTTCGGCGTCCGCGCTGATCAGATCATCGACTTCCTTGCATTGATGGGCGACAAGGTCGACAACATTCCAGGCGTCCCGAAGTGCGGCGAGAAAACTGCAGCGAAGTGGTTGGCGAAGTACGACACGTTGGATGGTGTCATGGCGCATGCCGATGAGATCGGCGGCAAGATTGGAGAAAGCTTGCGTGAGTCATTGACGCGACTGCCCCTGAATCGCGATCTCACCCGCATCAAGACGGATGTCGATTTGGGATTGGCGTTCGATGATTTGTCACTTCGTGACAAAGACACCGACACGTTGCGCACGCTCTACACGCGTTACGGCATGAACCAAGCGTTGAAAGACCTTGATGGGAAGGCCGGCGTCACGCCCGAAGCAAAGGCGCCACCCGCACGCGCGCAACGCATCGTTGCGCCGGTTGAACCCAGCACGGTCGAAGCACCCGCGGGCTGGTCAGAGCGCGGTAGCTATGAAGCCGTGCTGGACGAGAAGCAGTTGGCCGCTTGGGTGATGGCATTGTCAGAGGCGAAAGCATTCGCCTTCGACACGGAGACCAGTGCGCTAGACCCGATGCGCGCTGATCTTGTGGGTTTGAGTTTTTCTATCGAAGCCCTGCGTGCGTGCTACATCCCGGTCGCGCATGAAGCCGGCACGCAATTGCCGATGGCCACCGTCTTAGATGCGCTGCGCCCGGTCTTGGAAAATCCGAACATCGCAAAGCTAGGGCAGAACGCCAAATACGACCTGCATGTCTTGCGTCGCCATGGCATCAACGTTCAAGGGGTGCGAGACGACAGCTTGCTTTCCAGTTTCGTGTTGGACAGTACGCGCCGCCACGACATGGACACGCAAGCAGAGCGAAGCTTGGGTCTCGAGACCATTCCTTACGAAGCCGTTGCAGGGAAGGGTGCCAAGCAAATTCCGTTTGCACGCGTCGACATCGCGCGCGCGACCGAGTACGCCGCAGAAGATGCCGACATTACGCTGCGCCTAAACACGCTGAATGTCGCCGAGCTAGAGCAAGACCCCGCCTTGTTGTCTGTCTATCGCACGATTGAAATGCCGCTCTTACCTGTGCTCACGCGCATTGAAGCCAACGGTGTGCTCATCGATGACGCCAATCTAAAAAAGCAGTCCGCCGAACTCAGTCGACGCATGTTGGCCGCAGTCCAACGCGCTGCAGATATCGCGGGGCGTTCGATCAACTTGGATTCACCCAAACAGTTGGGCGCCTTGTTGTTTGACGAACTCGGCTTGAAAGCTGAGGTCAAGACGCCTTCTGGTGCGCCTTCAACCAATGAAGAAGCACTGGAAGCCATTGCCGATCAACACGAATTGCCGCGCGTCATTCTCGAATACCGCGGCTTGGCCAAACTGCGCAACACCTACACAGAAAAGCTGCCTCTAATGATCAACCCGGATACCGGCCGGGTGCACACCTCTTACAACCAAGCGGGTGCGCAAACGGGGCGCTTGTCTTCCAACGATCCCAATCTTCAGAACATTCCGATTCGAACAGATGATGGACGCCGTGTTCGCACCGCATTCGTCGCGCCGAAAGGTCGCGTCATCGTCGCGTGTGACTATTCGCAAATCGAGTTGCGCATCATGGCGCACTTGTCAGGCGATGAAGCGTTAGTGCGTGCATTCGAAAGCGGCGATGACGTTCACCGCGCCACGGCCGGTGAAGTGTTCGGCAAAGCACCCGATGCGGTGACGAACAATGAACGTCGTGCGGCCAAAGCAATCAACTTCGGTTTGATGTACGGCATGAGCGCATTTGGGCTGGCCAAGCAACTGGGCGTTGAACGTCACGAGGCGGCAGAGTACATCGCCTTGTATTTCAGTCGCTACCCGGGTGTGCGTGACTACATGGAACAAACGCGCGCCAAGGCCAAAGAACACGGCTACGTGGAAACCGTCTTCGGACGGCGCCTGTATTTGCCCTATATCCATTCCCGCAACCAAGGCCAGCGCGCTGGCGCTGAACGTGCCGCGATCAACGCACCGATGCAGGGGACGGCGGCCGACATTATCAAGCGTGCCATGGTGTCCGTCGATGCATGGATTGCTGACTACGCATCACGCGCTTTGATGATCATGCAGGTGCACGATGAACTGGTCTTCGAGTGCGACGCAGACTTTGCGGAAACGCTCGTCGAAAACGTTTCAAGATTGATGACTTCTGCCGCAGATTTGCGCGTTCCGTTAGTGGTGGATTCAGGAATTGGCGAGAATTGGGAAGCGGCGCATTGA